GGCGATCGGCGGCACGCTCAATCGGGTGGACGGCCGTGCCAAGGTGCGCGGGGACGCCCGCTACTCCGCCGAGGTCGCGGTGACCGGCCTGGTCCACGCCGTGCTGGTGAACGCGACGGTGGCCAGCGGCCGGATCACCGCGATCGACACCGCCGAGGCCGAGCGGGCCGACGGGGTGCTGGCCGTGCTCACCCACCGCAACCTGAGCCGGGTCGCCAGCGTGCCGAAGCTGCTCCCGTCGCTGGCCGGGCTGGCCGCGCCGGGGCAGACCTTCTTTCCGATGCAGGACGAGGCCATCCACTACTCCGGCCAGCCGATCGCCATCGTGGTCGCCGACACCGTCGAACGCGCCGACCACGCCGGCACCCTGATCCGCGTCGAGTACGCCACCACGCCCTCCACCACCCTGCTCGACCAGGCTCGGGACCAGGCGTACGTGCCCGAACGGATCTTCGGCGGGCTGCTGCCGGGGCAGGCGTCCCGTGGTGACGTGGCGAAGGCGCTGGCTGAGGCGCAGGTGTGCGTGGACGCGACGTACCGCTTCGCGCCCAACCACCACAACCCGATCGAGCCGTCGGCCAGCACCGCGGTCTGGGAGGACGTCGACCGGCTGACCATCTACGACTCGACGCAGGGGCCGAACGCCACCCAGTTCACCGTCGCGGCGCTGCTCGGCCTGCCACCCATCTCGATCCGGGTGGTGAGCCACGCTGTCGGCGGCAGCTTCGGCTCGAAGGCGATGATCTGGCATCACCCGGCGCTGGCCGCGCTCGCCGCCCGGCAGGTCGGCCGGCCGGTACGGCTGGCGCTGACCCGGGAGCAGATGTTCACCTCCTGCGGGCACCGCGAGGAGCAGGAGCAGCGGATCACCATCGGCGCGGGTGCGGACGGCCGCATCACCGCGCTGCGCCACCACAAGCTGTCGCTCACCTCGCGCTTCGACGACTGGGCGGAGCCGTCGTTGCAGAGCCCGGCGGTGGCGTACACCAGCCCCCACTACGAGGGGATCTACCACCTGGTCCGGGGCAACACGATCACCCCGACCTTCATGCGCGCCCCGGGTGAGGCGACCGGCATGTTCGCCCTCGAGTGCGCGATGGACGAGCTGGCCGAGCGGATCGGGATCGACCCGCTGGAGCTGCGGCTGCGCAACTACTCGGAGACCGACCCGGAGAGCGGGCACCCGTGGTCCAGCAGCGGGTTGAAGGAGTGCTACCAGCGGGCGTCCGAGCTGTTCGGCTGGCGCGACCGCGACTCCCGGCCCCGGCGCGAGGGCCAGTGGCTGATCGGCAGCGGCATGGCCAGCGCGCTCTACCCGGTGACCCAGCCGGTGAACCCGCAGCGCGCCCGGGCCCGGCTCTACAACGACGGTACGGCGGTCGTCGAGGCGGGCGTGTCGGAGTTCGGCACCGGGGTCTTCACCGCGATGACCCAGGTCGCCGCGGACGCGCTCGGCCTCCCGGTGGAGCGGGTACGGTTCGTCGGCGGCAGCAGTGACCTGCCGAACGTCACCGCCGCCGTGGGTTCCGCGGGTACCAGCGCCGTCGGCTCCGCCGTACACCTCGCGGCGACGCAGCTGCGCGATGAGCTGATCCGGCGCGCGGTCGCCGACGCCCACTCGCCGTTGCACGGCGCCGATCCCGGCACGGTGGTGGTCCGGGACGGGCGGATGGTGCTGCGCGACCGGCCCGACGTCGGCGAGGCGTACGCCGACATGATGGCCCGCACCCTGACCCCGGACGCGGAGGTGCTCGGCACCTGGACGCCGCCACCGCAGGACGCCGGGTACGGGGTGCACACCTTCGGCGCGCAGATGGCCGAGGTGGCGGTCGACGCCGATCTCGGCGTCGTACGGGTGCGCCGGATGGTCGGGGTGTTCGCGCCCGGCCGGGTGCT
The nucleotide sequence above comes from Micromonospora sp. NBC_00389. Encoded proteins:
- a CDS encoding xanthine dehydrogenase family protein molybdopterin-binding subunit — translated: MSPAIGGTLNRVDGRAKVRGDARYSAEVAVTGLVHAVLVNATVASGRITAIDTAEAERADGVLAVLTHRNLSRVASVPKLLPSLAGLAAPGQTFFPMQDEAIHYSGQPIAIVVADTVERADHAGTLIRVEYATTPSTTLLDQARDQAYVPERIFGGLLPGQASRGDVAKALAEAQVCVDATYRFAPNHHNPIEPSASTAVWEDVDRLTIYDSTQGPNATQFTVAALLGLPPISIRVVSHAVGGSFGSKAMIWHHPALAALAARQVGRPVRLALTREQMFTSCGHREEQEQRITIGAGADGRITALRHHKLSLTSRFDDWAEPSLQSPAVAYTSPHYEGIYHLVRGNTITPTFMRAPGEATGMFALECAMDELAERIGIDPLELRLRNYSETDPESGHPWSSSGLKECYQRASELFGWRDRDSRPRREGQWLIGSGMASALYPVTQPVNPQRARARLYNDGTAVVEAGVSEFGTGVFTAMTQVAADALGLPVERVRFVGGSSDLPNVTAAVGSAGTSAVGSAVHLAATQLRDELIRRAVADAHSPLHGADPGTVVVRDGRMVLRDRPDVGEAYADMMARTLTPDAEVLGTWTPPPQDAGYGVHTFGAQMAEVAVDADLGVVRVRRMVGVFAPGRVLNRKTAHSQLMGGMLWGLGQALLEATRMDPRSGRWANASLGDYLVAVNADAPDVVVDTIEVHDEVVNPLGMKGVGEIGVVGAAAAIANAVHHATGRRQYELPITLEKLL